A genomic region of Gallus gallus isolate bGalGal1 chromosome 19, bGalGal1.mat.broiler.GRCg7b, whole genome shotgun sequence contains the following coding sequences:
- the LOC112529957 gene encoding sperm acrosome membrane-associated protein 6 isoform X1 has translation MLVLCSGAMEQRWVPLLLLLVPWLPGLHPCLLCFGPPVQWARLCREIARSSQKDSQHQHCLEALAEAAVPLAPVTVGSGQSEALRKIIMDALHLLEKQKDKKPFEVSLQEAIQMIWVKLGQLEQAPACIPPCGHQPAARVFQCATCRLVDCQFPVDCPVQDVWVHEDEAITLHCDVPFAVPPELQVTWMFAKDIRTQDLALFEELQRGIGEPPSLTVQDPTLGTIACRLGAASETLARKYFYLNVSGGSVEAEQELQARFRAVLRWPQGRAPLHLTTSLQLGLVLGVAGLVLLLLLLLASWRCCRKSPEPPRPP, from the exons ATGctggtgctgtgctctggggcCATGGAGCAGCGGTGGgtgcccctcctgctgctcctggtgccCTGGCTTCCGGGGCTCCacccctgcctgctctgctttggGCCCCCCGTTCAGTGGGCCCGGCTCTGCCGTGAGATCGCCAGGAGCTCTCAGAAGGActcccagcaccagcactgcctggAGGCCCTCGCAGAGGCTGCTGTGCCACTTGCCCCTGTCACTGTGG GGTCAGGTCAGAGCGAAGCACTGCGGAAGATCATCATGGATGCCTTGCATTTACTGGAGAAGCAGAAGGACAAGA AGCCTTTCGAGGTGTCTCTGCAGGAAGCCATCCAAATGATTTGGGTGAAGCTGGGCCAGTTGGAGCAAG ctcctgcctgcatcCCCCCCTGCG GGCACCAGCCGGCCGCCCGCGTCTTCCAGTGCGCGACCTGCCGCCTCGTGGACTGCCAGTTCCCTGTAGACTGCCCAG TTCAGGACGTGTGGGTCCACGAGGATGAAGCCATCACGCTGCACTGCGACGTGCCCTTCGCCGTCCCTCCTGAGCTGCAGGTTACGTGGATGTTTGCCAAGGAT ATACGCACGCAGGACCTGGCGCTgtttgaggagctgcagaggggcaTTGGGGAACCGCCCAGCCTGACCGTGCAGGACCCCACCCTGGGAACCATCGCCTGCCGCCTGGGGGCCGCCTCTGAGACCCTGGCCCGCAAGTACTTCTACCTCAACG TGTCGGGGGGAAGCGTGGAGGCTGAGCAGGAGCTCCAGGCCCggttcagagctgtgctgcgcTGGCCCCAGGGCAGGGCCCCCCTGCACCTCACcacatccctgcagctggggctggtcCTTGGCGTCGCGGggctcgtgctgctgctgctgctgctgct GGCCTCCTGGCGATGCTGCCGAAAATCTCCGGAGCCTCCCAGACCCCCGTGA
- the LOC112529957 gene encoding sperm acrosome membrane-associated protein 6 isoform X2, protein MLVLCSGAMEQRWVPLLLLLVPWLPGLHPCLLCFGPPVQWARLCREIARSSQKDSQHQHCLEALAEAAVPLAPVTVGSGQSEALRKIIMDALHLLEKQKDKTPACIPPCGHQPAARVFQCATCRLVDCQFPVDCPVQDVWVHEDEAITLHCDVPFAVPPELQVTWMFAKDIRTQDLALFEELQRGIGEPPSLTVQDPTLGTIACRLGAASETLARKYFYLNVSGGSVEAEQELQARFRAVLRWPQGRAPLHLTTSLQLGLVLGVAGLVLLLLLLLASWRCCRKSPEPPRPP, encoded by the exons ATGctggtgctgtgctctggggcCATGGAGCAGCGGTGGgtgcccctcctgctgctcctggtgccCTGGCTTCCGGGGCTCCacccctgcctgctctgctttggGCCCCCCGTTCAGTGGGCCCGGCTCTGCCGTGAGATCGCCAGGAGCTCTCAGAAGGActcccagcaccagcactgcctggAGGCCCTCGCAGAGGCTGCTGTGCCACTTGCCCCTGTCACTGTGG GGTCAGGTCAGAGCGAAGCACTGCGGAAGATCATCATGGATGCCTTGCATTTACTGGAGAAGCAGAAGGACAAGA ctcctgcctgcatcCCCCCCTGCG GGCACCAGCCGGCCGCCCGCGTCTTCCAGTGCGCGACCTGCCGCCTCGTGGACTGCCAGTTCCCTGTAGACTGCCCAG TTCAGGACGTGTGGGTCCACGAGGATGAAGCCATCACGCTGCACTGCGACGTGCCCTTCGCCGTCCCTCCTGAGCTGCAGGTTACGTGGATGTTTGCCAAGGAT ATACGCACGCAGGACCTGGCGCTgtttgaggagctgcagaggggcaTTGGGGAACCGCCCAGCCTGACCGTGCAGGACCCCACCCTGGGAACCATCGCCTGCCGCCTGGGGGCCGCCTCTGAGACCCTGGCCCGCAAGTACTTCTACCTCAACG TGTCGGGGGGAAGCGTGGAGGCTGAGCAGGAGCTCCAGGCCCggttcagagctgtgctgcgcTGGCCCCAGGGCAGGGCCCCCCTGCACCTCACcacatccctgcagctggggctggtcCTTGGCGTCGCGGggctcgtgctgctgctgctgctgctgct GGCCTCCTGGCGATGCTGCCGAAAATCTCCGGAGCCTCCCAGACCCCCGTGA
- the LOC112529957 gene encoding sperm acrosome membrane-associated protein 6 isoform X5 codes for MDALHLLEKQKDKKPFEVSLQEAIQMIWVKLGQLEQAPACIPPCGHQPAARVFQCATCRLVDCQFPVDCPVQDVWVHEDEAITLHCDVPFAVPPELQVTWMFAKDIRTQDLALFEELQRGIGEPPSLTVQDPTLGTIACRLGAASETLARKYFYLNVSGGSVEAEQELQARFRAVLRWPQGRAPLHLTTSLQLGLVLGVAGLVLLLLLLLASWRCCRKSPEPPRPP; via the exons ATGGATGCCTTGCATTTACTGGAGAAGCAGAAGGACAAGA AGCCTTTCGAGGTGTCTCTGCAGGAAGCCATCCAAATGATTTGGGTGAAGCTGGGCCAGTTGGAGCAAG ctcctgcctgcatcCCCCCCTGCG GGCACCAGCCGGCCGCCCGCGTCTTCCAGTGCGCGACCTGCCGCCTCGTGGACTGCCAGTTCCCTGTAGACTGCCCAG TTCAGGACGTGTGGGTCCACGAGGATGAAGCCATCACGCTGCACTGCGACGTGCCCTTCGCCGTCCCTCCTGAGCTGCAGGTTACGTGGATGTTTGCCAAGGAT ATACGCACGCAGGACCTGGCGCTgtttgaggagctgcagaggggcaTTGGGGAACCGCCCAGCCTGACCGTGCAGGACCCCACCCTGGGAACCATCGCCTGCCGCCTGGGGGCCGCCTCTGAGACCCTGGCCCGCAAGTACTTCTACCTCAACG TGTCGGGGGGAAGCGTGGAGGCTGAGCAGGAGCTCCAGGCCCggttcagagctgtgctgcgcTGGCCCCAGGGCAGGGCCCCCCTGCACCTCACcacatccctgcagctggggctggtcCTTGGCGTCGCGGggctcgtgctgctgctgctgctgctgct GGCCTCCTGGCGATGCTGCCGAAAATCTCCGGAGCCTCCCAGACCCCCGTGA
- the LOC112529957 gene encoding sperm acrosome membrane-associated protein 6 isoform X3: MPCIYWRSRRTRVSRDVCADETYRSSCLHPPLRAPAGRPRLPVRDLPPRGLPVPCRLPRWGRGGRDIATQAVCLPVSAASTGSRTGVQPLLQVRERGWAQLAMLPVQDVWVHEDEAITLHCDVPFAVPPELQVTWMFAKDIRTQDLALFEELQRGIGEPPSLTVQDPTLGTIACRLGAASETLARKYFYLNVSGGSVEAEQELQARFRAVLRWPQGRAPLHLTTSLQLGLVLGVAGLVLLLLLLLASWRCCRKSPEPPRPP; this comes from the exons ATGCCTTGCATTTACTGGAGAAGCAGAAGGACAAGAGTGAGCAGGGATGTGTGTGCGGATGAGACGTATAGGAG ctcctgcctgcatcCCCCCCTGCG GGCACCAGCCGGCCGCCCGCGTCTTCCAGTGCGCGACCTGCCGCCTCGTGGACTGCCAGTTCCCTGTAGACTGCCCAGGTGGGGGCGCGGGGGCCGGGACATCGCTACCCAGGCTGTGTGTCTGCCCGTGTCTGCTGCGAGCACCGGCAGTCGCACGGGGGTGCAGCCGCTCCTGCAGGTGCGTGAGCGCGGGTGGGCTCAGCTGGCAATGCTCCCAGTTCAGGACGTGTGGGTCCACGAGGATGAAGCCATCACGCTGCACTGCGACGTGCCCTTCGCCGTCCCTCCTGAGCTGCAGGTTACGTGGATGTTTGCCAAGGAT ATACGCACGCAGGACCTGGCGCTgtttgaggagctgcagaggggcaTTGGGGAACCGCCCAGCCTGACCGTGCAGGACCCCACCCTGGGAACCATCGCCTGCCGCCTGGGGGCCGCCTCTGAGACCCTGGCCCGCAAGTACTTCTACCTCAACG TGTCGGGGGGAAGCGTGGAGGCTGAGCAGGAGCTCCAGGCCCggttcagagctgtgctgcgcTGGCCCCAGGGCAGGGCCCCCCTGCACCTCACcacatccctgcagctggggctggtcCTTGGCGTCGCGGggctcgtgctgctgctgctgctgctgct GGCCTCCTGGCGATGCTGCCGAAAATCTCCGGAGCCTCCCAGACCCCCGTGA
- the LOC112529957 gene encoding sperm acrosome membrane-associated protein 6 isoform X4 → MGIWDPDELHRECVGLVGAGALTWGELGVGTLSDVDICEPPEPFEVSLQEAIQMIWVKLGQLEQAPACIPPCGHQPAARVFQCATCRLVDCQFPVDCPVQDVWVHEDEAITLHCDVPFAVPPELQVTWMFAKDIRTQDLALFEELQRGIGEPPSLTVQDPTLGTIACRLGAASETLARKYFYLNVSGGSVEAEQELQARFRAVLRWPQGRAPLHLTTSLQLGLVLGVAGLVLLLLLLLASWRCCRKSPEPPRPP, encoded by the exons ATGGGCATATGGGATCCAGATGAGTTGCACAGGGAATGTGTGGGATTAGTGGGGGCAGGAGCGTTGACATGGGGAGAATTGGGGGTGGGGACATTGTCTGATGTGGACATCTGTGAGCCCCCAGAGCCTTTCGAGGTGTCTCTGCAGGAAGCCATCCAAATGATTTGGGTGAAGCTGGGCCAGTTGGAGCAAG ctcctgcctgcatcCCCCCCTGCG GGCACCAGCCGGCCGCCCGCGTCTTCCAGTGCGCGACCTGCCGCCTCGTGGACTGCCAGTTCCCTGTAGACTGCCCAG TTCAGGACGTGTGGGTCCACGAGGATGAAGCCATCACGCTGCACTGCGACGTGCCCTTCGCCGTCCCTCCTGAGCTGCAGGTTACGTGGATGTTTGCCAAGGAT ATACGCACGCAGGACCTGGCGCTgtttgaggagctgcagaggggcaTTGGGGAACCGCCCAGCCTGACCGTGCAGGACCCCACCCTGGGAACCATCGCCTGCCGCCTGGGGGCCGCCTCTGAGACCCTGGCCCGCAAGTACTTCTACCTCAACG TGTCGGGGGGAAGCGTGGAGGCTGAGCAGGAGCTCCAGGCCCggttcagagctgtgctgcgcTGGCCCCAGGGCAGGGCCCCCCTGCACCTCACcacatccctgcagctggggctggtcCTTGGCGTCGCGGggctcgtgctgctgctgctgctgctgct GGCCTCCTGGCGATGCTGCCGAAAATCTCCGGAGCCTCCCAGACCCCCGTGA
- the LOC112530086 gene encoding fibrinogen-like protein 1-like protein isoform X1, producing the protein MVTQCLPLLASVLVLAAPGLSVPAQAQNTSKKTFSSTWTNTLKKDSWPKDCSEISAGSPSGVYVIQPSGLHPIVVYCEMNVTGGGWTVIQRNRYNTDITWAESWSTYKYGFGNVHSDYWLGTEYIHQIAKQKVYRVRFVIQDASNNIRFAEYNLFSVDNESQGYRLRLGSYSGTAGDAMDSDNPSNMHNNMKFSTKDRDQDTSRKNCASRSGGGWWYSACYSVRLNFKGGMTWGSLCQGDCNSSLILIRPAPYT; encoded by the exons atgg tAACCCAGTGCCTTCCACTCCTTGCTAGCGTGCTGGTCTTGGCCGCCCCAGGCCTCTCCGTGCCTGCACAAGCCCAGAACACCTCCAAGAAGACCTTCTCCAGCACTTGGACAAACACTCTGAAGAAAGACA GTTGGCCCAAGGACTGCAGTGAGAtctctgcaggcagccccagTGGCGTCTACGTCATCCAGCCCTCAGGGCTCCACCCCATCGTGGTGTACTGTGAGATGAACGTGACAGGTGGGGGCTGGACGGTCATCCAGAGGAACCGCTACAACACAGACATCACCTGGGCCGAGTCCTGGAGCACCTACAAGTACGGCTTTGGGAACGTGCACAGCGACTACTGGCTGGGCACCGAGTACATCCACCAGATCGCCAAGCAGAAGGTGTACCGGGTCAGGTTCGTCATCCAGGATGCCTCCAACAACATCAGGTTCGCAGAGTACAACCTCTTCAGTGTGGACAACGAGTCCCAGGGCTACCGGCTGCGGCTGGGCTCCTACTCAGGGACAGCGGGGGATGCCATGGACTCGGACAATCCCAGTAACATGCACAACAACATGAAGTTCTCCACAAAGGATCGGGATCAGGACACTTCAAGGAAGAACTGTGCATCCCGCTCGGGGGGCGGGTGGTGGTACTCAGCGTGTTATTCCGTGCGGCTGAATTTCAAGGGCGGCATGACGtggggcagcctgtgccaaggGGACTGCAACTCCTCCCTCATCCTCATCAGACCAGCTCCGTACACATAG